In the Parasteatoda tepidariorum isolate YZ-2023 chromosome 3, CAS_Ptep_4.0, whole genome shotgun sequence genome, one interval contains:
- the LOC122269315 gene encoding carboxypeptidase inhibitor SmCI-like, whose translation MSFTVEKSCSGEAEPGVCKGHFPSWYFDTKSGICKRFIYGGCGGNGNRYATEQECLQTCTAIEKSCSGEPETDVCDAYFPSWYYESKSGSCKRFVYGGCGGNGNRYDTEEECLQTCSASTNLGVCFLTAERGPCYGLFHRYAFDRRTGQCKEFIYGGCGGNGNNFITLEECENTCLVQRALDRPDCDKKADPGFCSAYIPRYYYDQEEGMCKKFIYGGCGGNRNNFATEDECNNKCGRNDIIVILLFSQIAM comes from the exons ATGAGTTTTA cCGTTGAAAAATCATGCAGTGGTGAAGCTGAACCTGGTGTGTGCAAAGGTCACTTCCCATCTTGGTATTTCGATACCAAATCTGGCATCTGCAAACGATTCATTTATGGAGGATGCGGAGGTAACGGTAACAGATACGCCACTGAGCAGGAATGCTTACAAACTTGCACTG CCATTGAAAAGTCATGCAGTGGGGAACCTGAAACTGACGTGTGTGATGCTTACTTTCCTTCTTGGTATTACGAAAGCAAATCTGGCAGTTGCAAACGATTCGTTTATGGAGGATGCGGAGGTAATGGTAACCGATACGACACTGAAGAGGAATGCTTACAAACTTGTTctg CCTCAACCAATTTGGGTGTATGCTTCTTGACCGCTGAAAGAGGTCCGTGCTATGGTTTATTCCATCGATATGCTTTCGACAGGAGAACTGGTCAATGCAAAGAATTCATCTACGGTGGATGCGGTGGCAACGGAAACAACTTCATTACTCTTGAAGAGTGCGAAAATACTTGTCTAg TTCAAAGAGCCTTAGATCGCCCAGATTGTGACAAGAAGGCTGACCCCGGTTTCTGTTCTGCTTACATCCCCCGTTATTATTACGACCAAGAAGAGGGTATGTGCAAGAAGTTCATCTACGGTGGTTGTGGAGGAAACCGAAACAACTTCGCCACTGAAGATGAATGCAACAACAAATGTGGACGCAATGACatcatagttattttattattctcccAGATAGCAATGTAA